The following coding sequences lie in one Halogeometricum rufum genomic window:
- a CDS encoding lamin tail domain-containing protein: MRARTVLFTVVLLVLSGCVGAAPAGPQSTGSAGAATDAATPTGPSVRVTVTEVVDGDTVKVKYANGSRDTVRLLGVDTPEVYGSNTPGEFEGVPDTEAGAACLDAAGENASAYARRHLAGEEVRLVFDETADRRGYYDRLLAYVHVDGASFNLALVEAGHARLYESTFTERERYRAAETDARAAGRGLWACAEREADEGATADGGTVGADTADDGSSATDARIAVVRIHPDAAGNDNENLNDEYVVFRNEGAETVDLSGWSVADAVGKTYTFPPGTTLEPGAELTLRTGTGTDGDATVYWGRGSAVWNNGGDTITLRDDDGVVVLERRY; this comes from the coding sequence ATGCGCGCGCGAACGGTCCTGTTCACAGTCGTTCTCCTCGTCCTCTCGGGTTGCGTCGGTGCCGCCCCGGCCGGGCCGCAGTCGACCGGTTCGGCGGGTGCGGCCACGGACGCCGCGACGCCGACGGGGCCGAGCGTCCGGGTCACCGTGACCGAAGTCGTGGACGGCGACACGGTGAAGGTGAAGTACGCGAACGGGTCGCGCGACACCGTCCGCCTCCTGGGCGTCGACACGCCGGAGGTGTACGGGTCGAACACGCCGGGCGAGTTCGAGGGCGTCCCGGACACCGAGGCGGGGGCGGCCTGTCTCGACGCCGCGGGTGAGAACGCCTCCGCGTACGCGAGACGGCACCTCGCCGGCGAAGAGGTCCGCCTCGTCTTCGACGAGACGGCGGACAGACGCGGCTACTACGACCGCCTCCTCGCGTACGTCCACGTCGACGGCGCGTCGTTCAACCTCGCCCTCGTCGAGGCCGGCCACGCCCGTCTGTACGAGAGTACATTTACCGAACGTGAACGGTACCGCGCGGCCGAGACGGACGCCCGCGCGGCGGGCCGCGGCCTCTGGGCGTGCGCGGAACGCGAGGCAGACGAGGGCGCGACGGCCGACGGCGGAACGGTCGGTGCCGACACGGCCGACGACGGTTCCAGCGCGACCGACGCCCGGATAGCGGTCGTTCGGATCCACCCCGACGCCGCCGGCAACGACAACGAGAACCTGAACGACGAGTACGTCGTCTTCCGGAACGAGGGCGCGGAGACGGTGGACCTGTCGGGGTGGTCCGTCGCCGACGCCGTCGGCAAGACGTACACCTTCCCGCCGGGCACGACGCTGGAACCGGGAGCGGAACTCACGCTCAGGACCGGCACCGGGACGGACGGCGACGCGACGGTCTACTGGGGGCGTGGGTCTGCGGTGTGGAACAACGGCGGCGACACCATCACGCTCAGAGACGACGACGGCGTCGTCGTCCTCGAACGCCGGTACTGA
- a CDS encoding METTL5 family protein yields the protein MATKAALETQLSVVAGFENPRVELEQYPTPPGLAAHVVHVADLNGDVEGRTVVDLGTGTGMLALGAALRGPARVVGVDVDAEALDVARDNRVRVGTTTPIHWVRADATRAPLCVDEPTTVLMNPPFGAQRGHEHADRAFLRTAATLSDVSYSIHNTGSQEFVEAFAADEGGTVTHAFEATFSLDRQFEFHDEASKDIDTEVYRIEWD from the coding sequence ATGGCGACGAAGGCCGCCCTCGAGACGCAACTGTCCGTCGTCGCGGGGTTCGAGAACCCCCGCGTCGAACTCGAACAGTACCCGACACCGCCGGGCCTCGCCGCCCACGTCGTCCACGTCGCCGACCTGAACGGCGACGTCGAGGGACGAACGGTGGTGGACCTCGGCACCGGGACTGGCATGCTCGCTCTCGGTGCCGCCCTCCGGGGCCCCGCCCGGGTCGTCGGCGTGGACGTCGACGCGGAGGCACTCGACGTGGCCCGCGACAACCGCGTCCGCGTCGGGACGACGACGCCCATCCACTGGGTCCGCGCGGACGCCACGCGGGCGCCCCTCTGCGTCGACGAACCGACGACGGTCCTGATGAACCCGCCGTTCGGGGCGCAACGCGGCCACGAACACGCCGACCGGGCGTTCCTGCGGACGGCGGCGACGCTGTCTGACGTGTCGTACTCCATCCACAACACCGGCTCTCAGGAGTTCGTCGAGGCGTTCGCCGCCGACGAGGGCGGCACGGTGACCCACGCCTTCGAGGCGACGTTCAGCCTCGACCGGCAGTTCGAGTTCCACGACGAGGCGTCCAAGGACATCGACACCGAAGTGTACCGCATCGAGTGGGACTGA
- a CDS encoding transcription initiation factor IIB, whose amino-acid sequence MERPSRQRQREQESEQNADERVACPECESTNIITDADQGELVCDDCGLVLDERQIDRGPEWRAFNHSERQSKSRVGAPITETMHDRGLTTTIDWKDKDAYGRSLSSEKRSQMHRLRKWQERIRTKDAGERNLQFALSEIDRMASALGVPRSVREVASVIYRRALNEDLIRGRSIEGVATSALYAACRQEGIPRSLDEVAEVSRVPQKEIGRTYRYISQELGLELKPVDPKQFVPRFASALGLSEEVQAKATEIIDVSAEQGLLSGKSPTGFAAAAIYAASLLCNEKKTQREVADVAQVTEVTIRNRYQEQIEAMGFR is encoded by the coding sequence ATGGAACGCCCGAGCCGCCAGCGTCAGCGAGAGCAGGAATCGGAGCAGAACGCCGACGAGCGCGTCGCGTGCCCGGAGTGTGAGTCCACCAATATCATCACGGACGCCGACCAGGGGGAGTTGGTGTGTGACGACTGCGGCTTGGTGCTGGACGAGCGCCAGATAGACCGCGGGCCGGAGTGGCGGGCGTTCAACCACTCCGAACGCCAGTCGAAGTCCCGCGTCGGCGCTCCCATCACGGAGACGATGCACGACCGCGGCCTGACGACGACCATCGACTGGAAGGACAAGGACGCCTACGGTCGGTCGCTCTCCTCCGAGAAACGGTCGCAGATGCACCGCCTCCGAAAGTGGCAGGAACGCATCCGCACGAAGGACGCGGGCGAGCGCAACCTGCAGTTCGCGCTCTCGGAAATCGACCGCATGGCCTCCGCGCTGGGCGTCCCCCGGTCGGTTCGAGAGGTCGCGTCGGTCATCTACCGCCGCGCCCTGAACGAGGACCTCATCCGGGGACGCTCCATCGAGGGCGTCGCCACCTCCGCGCTCTACGCCGCCTGCCGGCAGGAGGGCATCCCGCGCTCGCTCGACGAAGTCGCCGAGGTGTCGCGCGTGCCCCAGAAGGAGATCGGGCGGACGTACCGCTACATCTCGCAGGAACTCGGCCTCGAACTGAAGCCGGTCGACCCCAAGCAGTTCGTCCCGCGCTTCGCCTCCGCCCTCGGCCTCTCCGAGGAGGTACAGGCCAAGGCGACGGAGATAATCGACGTGTCGGCCGAACAGGGGCTGCTCTCGGGCAAGTCCCCGACCGGCTTCGCGGCCGCCGCCATCTACGCCGCCTCCCTGCTCTGCAACGAGAAGAAGACCCAGCGCGAAGTCGCCGACGTGGCGCAGGTGACCGAAGTCACCATCCGCAACCGGTATCAGGAGCAGATCGAAGCGATGGGCTTCCGCTAG